In Hamadaea flava, a genomic segment contains:
- a CDS encoding UDP-N-acetylmuramoyl-tripeptide--D-alanyl-D-alanine ligase: MIQMTLAEIAEAVGGTLSEADPETRVTGPVEYDTRRDLTGGLFVAFPGANVDGHDFAARAVADGAAAVLGTRAVPGVPMVLVDDALSAIGRLARAVLDRLPQLTVIGITGSSGKTSTKDMIGQLLSRLGPTVAPPGTFNNELGLPHTALMADEQTRFLVLEMGARGAGHLTYLCGIAPPKIGVVINVGVAHIGEFGSQEKIAEAKGELVEALPADGVAILNADDPLVAAMASRTRAQVVAVGTSAGRGGARAETPGVQSVDVRADDVTLDGLGRPAYKLVWPEGETAVTLTVAGAHQVGNSLAAAAVARAAGMTVTECGEGLSTLRAVSSRRMDVFNRADGVTVIDDSYNANPASTAAALRALAALGSAPDGPARRTVAVLGYHAELGEHERSGHEEVGRIAAESGVSLLVVVGDNAAPIRDGATAMARWGGDSVLVSDQDAAVAVLGERLRPGDVVLVKGSRYRTWQVVDALRATAGAVA; the protein is encoded by the coding sequence ATGATCCAGATGACCCTGGCCGAGATCGCCGAGGCGGTCGGCGGCACGCTCAGCGAGGCCGACCCGGAGACCAGGGTGACCGGCCCGGTCGAGTACGACACTCGCCGCGACCTGACCGGCGGCCTGTTCGTCGCGTTCCCGGGAGCCAACGTCGACGGCCACGACTTCGCCGCCCGCGCGGTGGCCGACGGAGCCGCCGCGGTGCTGGGTACGCGGGCCGTCCCGGGTGTGCCGATGGTGCTGGTCGACGACGCGCTGAGCGCGATCGGACGGCTCGCCCGCGCGGTGCTCGACCGGCTGCCGCAGCTGACCGTCATCGGCATCACCGGCTCGTCCGGCAAGACGAGCACCAAGGACATGATCGGCCAGCTGCTGTCGCGGCTCGGCCCGACGGTCGCCCCGCCCGGCACGTTCAACAACGAACTGGGCCTGCCGCACACCGCGCTCATGGCGGACGAGCAGACCCGGTTCCTCGTTCTGGAGATGGGTGCGCGGGGCGCCGGTCACCTGACCTACCTGTGCGGCATCGCCCCGCCGAAGATCGGCGTCGTGATCAACGTCGGCGTGGCGCACATCGGCGAGTTCGGGTCGCAGGAGAAGATCGCCGAGGCCAAGGGCGAACTCGTCGAGGCTTTGCCGGCCGACGGCGTGGCGATCCTCAACGCCGACGACCCATTGGTGGCCGCGATGGCGTCCCGCACCCGCGCTCAGGTCGTCGCGGTGGGCACCTCGGCGGGCCGGGGAGGCGCTCGCGCCGAGACGCCAGGAGTGCAGTCAGTCGACGTACGCGCCGACGACGTCACCCTCGACGGGCTCGGGCGTCCGGCGTACAAGCTGGTCTGGCCGGAAGGCGAGACGGCCGTGACCCTGACCGTGGCCGGTGCCCACCAGGTGGGCAACTCGCTGGCCGCGGCGGCCGTGGCGCGAGCGGCCGGGATGACCGTGACCGAGTGTGGCGAAGGGCTGTCCACGTTGCGCGCGGTCTCCAGCCGAAGGATGGATGTCTTCAACCGTGCCGACGGTGTCACGGTGATCGACGATTCGTACAACGCCAATCCGGCCTCGACCGCCGCCGCGCTGCGCGCGCTGGCCGCCCTGGGCAGCGCCCCGGACGGACCGGCTCGCCGCACGGTGGCGGTGCTGGGTTATCACGCCGAACTCGGCGAGCACGAGCGGTCCGGGCACGAGGAAGTGGGCCGGATCGCCGCCGAGTCGGGCGTGAGCCTGCTGGTCGTGGTGGGCGACAACGCCGCGCCGATTCGCGACGGAGCGACGGCGATGGCGCGATGGGGAGGAGACTCGGTGCTGGTCAGCGATCAGGACGCGGCCGTCGCGGTGCTCGGGGAGCGGCTGCGCCCCGGCGACGTCGTGCTGGTGAAGGGCTCGCGCTATCGGACCTGGCAGGTCGTCGACGCGCTGCGCGCCACCGCGGGGGCCGTTGCATGA
- the murG gene encoding undecaprenyldiphospho-muramoylpentapeptide beta-N-acetylglucosaminyltransferase: MSQLRSVVLAGGGTGGHIYPLLAFADCLRRHDPGIRITCLGTPKGLETELIPPAGYDLRHIPAYQLPRSINMNLLRTPDRMFRSSRAARAVLDEVDAQVVVGFGGYVSVPAYLAAWRRHTPIVIHEVNVPPGVANKLGMRFTENVAVGFPHQVVQAESLQDATVVGVPLRRSITTLDRAATQAAARKHFGLDLDRPTLFVFGASQGARSINLAMAGAARAITNAGIQVLHVIGARNDDVEIPAGLAAPYVTVKFINEMELGYAAADFVLCRGGALTCAETAALGVPAAYVPLPYGNGEQRRNALPVVEAGGGLIVDDAELSPEWIARTLVPLVTDRYRVAAMGAAAAAYGRRDGDEALREFVLKAAGVRG; encoded by the coding sequence GTGAGTCAGTTGCGTTCGGTGGTGCTGGCCGGTGGAGGCACAGGCGGTCACATCTACCCGCTGCTCGCCTTCGCCGACTGCCTGCGGCGGCACGACCCGGGGATCCGGATCACCTGCCTGGGCACCCCGAAGGGGCTGGAAACCGAGCTGATCCCGCCGGCCGGCTACGACCTGCGGCACATCCCGGCCTATCAGCTGCCGCGGTCGATCAACATGAACCTGCTGCGTACGCCGGACCGCATGTTCCGCTCGTCGCGGGCGGCGCGGGCGGTGCTCGACGAGGTCGACGCGCAGGTCGTCGTGGGCTTCGGCGGTTACGTCAGCGTCCCGGCGTACCTGGCGGCCTGGCGGCGGCACACGCCGATCGTCATCCACGAGGTGAACGTCCCGCCGGGTGTGGCGAACAAGCTGGGCATGCGGTTCACGGAGAACGTCGCGGTCGGCTTCCCGCACCAGGTGGTCCAGGCGGAGTCGCTGCAGGACGCGACCGTCGTCGGCGTACCGCTGCGCCGCTCGATCACCACGCTGGACCGCGCGGCCACGCAGGCCGCCGCCCGCAAGCACTTCGGCCTCGACCTCGACCGGCCGACCCTGTTCGTCTTCGGCGCCTCGCAGGGCGCGCGCTCGATCAACCTGGCGATGGCCGGAGCCGCCCGCGCGATCACCAACGCCGGCATTCAGGTGCTGCACGTCATCGGGGCCCGCAACGACGACGTCGAGATCCCGGCCGGGCTGGCGGCGCCCTACGTCACCGTCAAGTTCATCAACGAGATGGAACTCGGGTACGCCGCCGCCGACTTCGTGCTGTGCCGGGGCGGGGCGCTGACCTGCGCCGAGACCGCCGCGCTCGGGGTGCCGGCCGCGTACGTCCCGCTGCCCTACGGCAACGGCGAGCAGCGGCGTAACGCGCTGCCGGTCGTTGAGGCCGGTGGCGGCCTGATCGTCGACGACGCCGAGTTGAGTCCAGAGTGGATCGCGCGGACACTCGTCCCGCTCGTCACCGATCGCTACCGGGTGGCGGCGATGGGGGCGGCCGCGGCGGCGTACGGGCGGCGCGACGGCGACGAGGCCCTGCGGGAGTTCGTCCTGAAGGCGGCGGGAGTGAGGGGCTGA
- the murD gene encoding UDP-N-acetylmuramoyl-L-alanine--D-glutamate ligase, giving the protein MTSYDGRAVLVVGSGTAGAASARALLKHGARVTVVDQKQTDALTALGDLGARIVVASGSDFDYLGLLSGISDVVVSPGVPPYHPLAAAAVAAGIDVYSEPELAWRLRGPDAPAWLALTGTNGKTTTVTMLTAILRAAGYRTGAFGNIGVPLVELPDGLDVLAVELSSFQLHWSSRLAPEAGAILNLADDHLEWHGDFAAYAGAKEAVWRSARAGTGVAVGNADDPRVFAALNRAGGPSPVSITLGAPSASSFGVAEGWLTTPDGQPIIEAARIKPAGTHNVANALAAAALAVAYGVPVEAIRDGLAGYVPEPHRNAYVTTVAGVDYVDDSKATNPHAALASLTAYPRIVWVAGGQLKGVDVDELVRAVADRLSGAVLLGVDREEIAIALARHAPALPVVQVARTDDGAMGEVVAAAARLAQPGDTVLLAPAAASKDMFHGYDHRGSAYAAAVRALTGGHGG; this is encoded by the coding sequence ATGACCTCGTACGACGGTCGTGCCGTGCTGGTCGTCGGCTCCGGCACGGCCGGCGCGGCCAGCGCCCGGGCGCTGCTGAAGCACGGCGCCCGGGTCACCGTCGTCGATCAGAAGCAGACCGACGCGCTGACCGCCCTCGGGGACCTCGGGGCGCGGATCGTCGTCGCTTCAGGCTCAGACTTCGACTATTTGGGGCTTTTGTCCGGTATTTCGGACGTGGTGGTGTCGCCGGGCGTACCGCCGTATCACCCGTTGGCCGCCGCGGCGGTCGCCGCCGGGATCGACGTCTACTCCGAGCCCGAGCTGGCCTGGCGGCTACGGGGTCCGGACGCACCCGCCTGGCTCGCCCTGACCGGCACCAACGGCAAGACGACCACGGTCACCATGCTGACCGCGATCCTGCGGGCCGCCGGGTACCGGACCGGCGCGTTCGGCAACATCGGCGTACCGCTGGTGGAGCTGCCGGACGGGCTCGACGTGCTCGCCGTCGAACTGTCCAGCTTCCAGCTGCACTGGTCGTCGCGGCTCGCGCCGGAGGCGGGTGCGATCCTCAACCTCGCCGACGACCACCTCGAATGGCACGGCGACTTCGCGGCGTACGCGGGCGCGAAGGAAGCCGTCTGGCGGTCGGCCCGGGCCGGGACCGGAGTCGCCGTGGGCAACGCCGACGACCCACGCGTCTTCGCCGCGCTGAACCGGGCGGGCGGGCCGTCGCCCGTCTCGATCACGCTGGGCGCCCCATCGGCTTCGTCCTTCGGTGTGGCCGAGGGCTGGCTGACCACTCCGGACGGGCAGCCGATCATCGAGGCCGCCCGGATCAAGCCGGCCGGTACGCACAACGTGGCGAACGCGCTCGCCGCCGCCGCGCTCGCCGTCGCGTACGGGGTGCCGGTCGAGGCCATCCGCGACGGGCTCGCCGGTTACGTGCCCGAGCCGCACCGGAACGCGTACGTGACGACCGTGGCGGGGGTGGACTATGTGGACGACAGCAAGGCCACCAACCCGCACGCGGCGCTGGCTTCGCTGACCGCGTACCCCCGGATCGTGTGGGTCGCGGGCGGGCAGTTGAAGGGCGTCGACGTGGACGAGTTGGTCCGCGCGGTCGCCGATCGGCTGTCGGGCGCGGTGTTGCTCGGCGTCGACCGGGAGGAGATCGCGATCGCGTTGGCGCGACACGCGCCCGCGCTCCCCGTCGTCCAGGTCGCCAGGACGGATGATGGAGCGATGGGGGAGGTCGTCGCCGCCGCCGCGCGGCTCGCGCAACCGGGTGACACCGTGCTGCTCGCGCCGGCCGCCGCCAGCAAGGACATGTTCCACGGCTACGACCACCGAGGTTCGGCGTACGCCGCCGCCGTCCGGGCGCTGACCGGCGGGCACGGCGGCTGA
- the mraY gene encoding phospho-N-acetylmuramoyl-pentapeptide-transferase, whose product MRAVFVAIVVAFAVSLFGTPLAIRAFTRLKAGQPIRADGPQMHQGKKGTPTMGGVVFIVSTVIAYVAGHVALVTLPKAQIGQVRPTITGLVLLGLFVFCGAVGFIDDFLKVRKRNSEGLTERGKLLGQLIVGAVFGVIAIWPIDAFKSTNQQTVASTKLSFIRDIDWLELGRIGAIIVFVLVIMAASNGVNLTDGLDGLATGASFMVLSAYSFIGFWQYRHWCADPAYNTSKATYCYVVRDPLEIAMIGAAAAAACVGFLWWNAYPARIFMGDTGALGLGGLIGGLAVSTRTTLLLPVLGSLFVIVTMSVIIQRISYKTTGKRVFRMSPLQHHFELVGWSEVNIVIRFWIIAGVGVAVALGIFYADFLSAVS is encoded by the coding sequence ATGAGGGCGGTCTTTGTCGCGATCGTCGTAGCGTTCGCGGTGTCTCTGTTCGGTACGCCGCTGGCGATCCGCGCGTTCACCCGGCTCAAGGCGGGTCAGCCGATCCGTGCCGACGGCCCGCAGATGCACCAGGGCAAGAAGGGCACCCCGACGATGGGCGGGGTCGTCTTCATCGTCTCCACCGTCATCGCCTACGTCGCCGGGCACGTCGCCTTGGTGACGCTGCCCAAGGCGCAGATCGGCCAGGTGCGGCCGACGATCACCGGCCTGGTCCTGCTCGGCCTGTTCGTGTTCTGCGGCGCGGTCGGGTTCATCGACGACTTCCTCAAGGTCCGCAAGCGCAACAGCGAGGGCCTCACGGAGCGGGGCAAGCTGCTCGGCCAGCTGATCGTGGGCGCTGTCTTCGGCGTCATCGCGATCTGGCCGATCGACGCCTTCAAGAGCACCAACCAGCAGACGGTGGCCTCGACGAAGCTCTCCTTCATCCGGGACATCGACTGGCTGGAGCTGGGCCGGATCGGCGCGATCATCGTCTTCGTCCTGGTCATCATGGCGGCCAGCAACGGCGTGAACCTGACCGACGGGCTCGACGGGCTCGCCACCGGCGCCTCGTTCATGGTGCTGTCGGCGTACTCGTTCATCGGGTTCTGGCAGTACCGGCACTGGTGCGCCGACCCGGCGTACAACACGTCCAAGGCGACCTACTGCTACGTGGTCCGAGATCCCCTGGAGATAGCGATGATCGGGGCGGCCGCCGCGGCGGCCTGCGTCGGCTTCCTCTGGTGGAACGCGTACCCGGCCCGGATCTTCATGGGCGACACCGGCGCGCTCGGCCTCGGCGGCCTGATCGGCGGCCTGGCCGTCTCCACTCGGACGACGCTGCTGCTGCCGGTCCTCGGCTCGCTGTTCGTCATCGTCACGATGAGCGTCATCATCCAGCGGATCTCCTACAAGACCACCGGTAAACGGGTCTTCCGCATGTCACCCCTCCAACACCATTTCGAGTTAGTGGGCTGGAGCGAGGTCAACATCGTGATCCGGTTCTGGATCATCGCCGGGGTCGGGGTGGCGGTCGCCCTGGGCATCTTCTACGCCGACTTCCTGAGCGCGGTCAGCTGA
- the murC gene encoding UDP-N-acetylmuramate--L-alanine ligase translates to MAAVETANMTPAGVLTAEELGTVHMIGVGGVGMSGLARLLLTRGIPVTGSELREWPSLAGLRALGGVIHMTHEASNLDGVDTVVYSTAIPADHLELVEARKRGLRVLHRSEALAAAMTGRRTIAVAGTHGKTTTTSMATLILQHAGLDPSFFIGGEVGEVGSNGHHGSGEYFVAEADEHDRSFLVYRPHVAIVTNIDVDHLNTYGDMDGLRAGFAEFARLTDADGFVVTCADDPYTRDMAEVLRGEGRTVYTYGEAEDADFRLTEIASGVAGVRYFGSLDGEPLGEFSLPTPGRHLGLNSAAAALTALKLGVPAKTVIDALAAFPGVRRRFELKGIVSGVRVYDEYAYHPTSMTAALSTLREVAGAGRLLVVFQPYRVYRTRDLQEEIATALAIADEAIVLEVFGPGEVREPGQGGVALTGAIPLADEAKVFVPSWEDVPAEVVRRARVGDVVVTMGAPPISLMGDELIAALRGDSDDESLDGDGDGDGGGGGGGGTPYQARHSRADV, encoded by the coding sequence ATGGCAGCAGTGGAGACCGCGAACATGACCCCGGCCGGTGTGCTCACGGCCGAGGAGCTCGGCACCGTGCACATGATCGGGGTCGGTGGCGTCGGGATGAGCGGCCTGGCGCGGCTGCTGCTGACCCGGGGCATCCCGGTGACCGGCAGCGAGCTGCGCGAGTGGCCCTCGCTGGCCGGCCTGCGGGCGCTCGGCGGCGTCATCCACATGACGCACGAGGCGTCCAACTTGGATGGTGTGGACACCGTCGTCTACTCGACGGCCATCCCGGCCGACCATCTGGAGCTGGTCGAGGCCCGCAAGCGCGGGCTGCGCGTACTGCACCGGTCGGAGGCGCTGGCCGCGGCGATGACCGGGCGGCGCACCATCGCCGTCGCGGGCACCCACGGCAAGACCACCACGACCTCGATGGCGACGCTGATCCTCCAGCACGCCGGGCTCGACCCGTCGTTCTTCATCGGCGGCGAGGTCGGCGAGGTCGGCTCCAACGGCCATCACGGCTCGGGCGAGTACTTCGTCGCCGAGGCCGACGAGCACGACCGGTCGTTCCTGGTCTACCGGCCGCACGTCGCCATCGTCACCAACATCGACGTCGACCACCTCAACACCTACGGCGACATGGACGGGCTGCGGGCCGGCTTCGCCGAGTTCGCGCGGCTGACCGACGCCGACGGGTTCGTGGTCACCTGCGCCGACGACCCGTACACCCGGGACATGGCCGAGGTGCTGCGGGGCGAGGGCCGGACCGTCTACACCTACGGCGAGGCCGAGGACGCGGACTTCCGGCTCACCGAGATCGCCTCCGGTGTCGCGGGCGTGCGCTACTTCGGGTCCCTCGACGGCGAGCCGCTGGGCGAGTTCTCGCTGCCGACGCCCGGCCGCCATCTGGGCCTCAACAGCGCGGCCGCGGCGCTCACCGCGCTCAAGCTCGGGGTGCCCGCCAAGACGGTCATCGACGCGCTCGCGGCCTTCCCGGGCGTACGCCGCCGGTTCGAGCTCAAGGGCATCGTCAGCGGCGTACGCGTCTACGACGAGTACGCGTACCACCCGACCTCCATGACCGCCGCGCTGAGCACGTTGCGCGAGGTCGCCGGGGCGGGCCGGTTGCTCGTGGTGTTCCAGCCGTACCGGGTCTACCGCACCCGCGACCTCCAGGAGGAGATCGCCACCGCGCTGGCCATCGCCGATGAGGCGATCGTGCTGGAGGTGTTCGGCCCCGGCGAGGTACGCGAGCCGGGCCAAGGGGGAGTGGCGCTGACCGGGGCGATCCCGTTGGCGGACGAGGCGAAGGTCTTCGTTCCGTCGTGGGAGGACGTTCCGGCCGAGGTGGTCCGCCGGGCCCGGGTCGGCGACGTCGTGGTCACCATGGGCGCGCCGCCGATCTCGTTGATGGGCGACGAGCTGATCGCCGCGTTGCGGGGCGACTCCGACGACGAGTCGCTCGACGGCGACGGCGACGGCGACGGTGGCGGCGGTGGCGGTGGCGGTACGCCTTACCAGGCCCGCCATTCGCGCGCCGACGTCTGA
- a CDS encoding FtsW/RodA/SpoVE family cell cycle protein → MSALRGLLDRPLASYYLLLACVGLLLIIGLTMVFSATAVTNYSKGLSPYGSLIQQLAAAAVGLVAFWVCQRLPRRTYRAVARLMLMIAIALLGLLDLINLIASLRNQSTAQWGPVEASGLWLSIGSVVLQPSELAKFALVVWGADVLVRKGDRILQWRELWTPLFPAVGLLFVLVGYADLGTMLVLLAIFVGMLFVAGVRGRVFAGMLGVALLGVLLLVFAPGKDYRKDRFTAFLDPTSTNCTDNCFQIKQGWYAIADGSWFGVGLGNGSLKWNWLPEAHNDFIFAVIAEELGVVGCLMVVTLFAVLAYTGLRIARRVPDAFRRIAAAAVTIWFISQALINIGGVIRLLPVTGLVLPFISHGGSALVVSLAAVGMLASFARTEPAAAAALHARPSGKWVQLLWAPLPAIARRHRPPDAATPTAPTPRAPSRAEAGAGKGRRGGRGPVED, encoded by the coding sequence GTGTCCGCGCTGCGCGGCCTGCTGGACCGCCCGCTCGCCTCGTACTACCTCCTGCTGGCCTGTGTCGGGCTGCTGCTGATCATCGGCCTGACGATGGTCTTCTCGGCGACCGCCGTCACGAACTACAGCAAGGGCCTCAGCCCGTACGGCTCGCTGATCCAGCAGCTCGCCGCGGCGGCGGTCGGCCTGGTCGCGTTCTGGGTCTGCCAGCGGCTGCCCCGGCGTACCTACCGGGCGGTCGCGCGGCTGATGCTGATGATCGCCATCGCGCTGCTGGGCCTGCTGGACCTGATCAACCTCATCGCGTCGCTGCGGAACCAGTCCACCGCCCAGTGGGGACCGGTCGAGGCGAGCGGCCTGTGGCTGTCCATCGGCTCGGTCGTCCTCCAGCCCTCGGAGCTGGCCAAGTTCGCGCTGGTCGTATGGGGCGCCGACGTGCTGGTCCGCAAGGGCGACCGCATCCTGCAATGGCGGGAGCTGTGGACGCCGCTCTTCCCGGCGGTCGGCCTGCTCTTCGTCCTCGTCGGGTACGCCGACCTCGGCACCATGCTCGTGCTGCTGGCGATCTTCGTCGGCATGCTCTTCGTCGCCGGCGTACGCGGCCGGGTGTTCGCCGGGATGCTGGGCGTGGCCTTGCTCGGTGTCCTCCTGCTCGTCTTCGCCCCGGGCAAGGATTACCGGAAGGATCGGTTCACCGCCTTCCTCGACCCGACGAGCACCAACTGCACCGACAACTGTTTCCAGATCAAGCAGGGCTGGTACGCCATCGCCGACGGCAGCTGGTTCGGCGTCGGCCTCGGCAACGGCTCGCTGAAGTGGAACTGGCTGCCCGAGGCGCACAACGACTTCATCTTCGCCGTGATCGCGGAGGAACTCGGGGTCGTCGGCTGCCTGATGGTGGTCACGTTGTTCGCCGTGCTCGCGTACACCGGGCTACGGATCGCCCGCCGGGTGCCCGACGCGTTCCGCCGGATCGCGGCGGCCGCCGTGACGATCTGGTTCATCAGCCAAGCATTGATCAACATCGGCGGCGTGATCCGGTTGCTGCCGGTCACCGGCCTGGTGCTGCCGTTCATCTCACACGGCGGCAGTGCGCTGGTGGTCTCCCTCGCCGCGGTCGGCATGCTGGCCTCGTTCGCGCGTACGGAACCCGCGGCGGCGGCGGCCCTGCACGCCCGTCCGAGCGGGAAGTGGGTACAGCTACTCTGGGCCCCGTTGCCCGCGATCGCCCGGCGGCACCGGCCCCCGGACGCCGCCACGCCAACGGCGCCCACCCCCCGGGCGCCCTCCCGCGCCGAGGCGGGAGCCGGAAAGGGACGGCGAGGCGGCCGCGGGCCGGTCGAGGACTGA
- a CDS encoding cell division protein FtsQ/DivIB, producing the protein MSQTPDGPRRWRLVRASRDAVPASVRRFMARARRRRLRAVAPWGIGGLILVLGGALVWLALQTSVLGVDLIRVTGVQILTPDEVRAAAEVPTGTPLARVDTKSVARRIGELAPVESVDIGRSWPNTLTIRVVERTPVAVVPQDKKFAMVDRSGVVFLTVDDRPSDLPELKLARPGPDSPETVAGLQVLAALTPQLKAELVRVVVDAPARIRLELRKGRTVIWGDATQGELKARVATALLTRSGRQIDVSAPEVVTIS; encoded by the coding sequence ATGTCGCAGACGCCGGACGGGCCACGCCGCTGGCGGCTGGTCCGGGCTTCCCGGGACGCGGTGCCGGCCTCGGTACGCCGATTCATGGCTCGTGCCCGGCGTCGCCGGTTGCGGGCGGTCGCGCCGTGGGGGATCGGCGGGCTGATCCTGGTGCTGGGCGGGGCCTTGGTCTGGCTGGCGTTGCAGACCTCGGTGCTCGGCGTGGACCTGATCCGGGTCACCGGGGTGCAGATCCTGACGCCGGACGAGGTACGCGCCGCCGCCGAGGTGCCGACGGGCACGCCGTTGGCCCGCGTGGACACGAAGTCGGTGGCCCGCCGGATCGGCGAGCTGGCTCCGGTCGAGTCCGTCGACATCGGCCGCAGCTGGCCTAACACCCTGACCATCCGGGTGGTGGAGCGTACGCCGGTCGCCGTGGTGCCGCAGGACAAGAAGTTCGCGATGGTCGACCGGTCCGGCGTCGTGTTTCTCACAGTGGACGACCGCCCCAGTGATCTGCCCGAGCTGAAGCTGGCTCGGCCCGGCCCGGACAGCCCGGAGACCGTCGCCGGGCTGCAAGTGCTGGCGGCCCTGACGCCGCAACTGAAGGCGGAATTGGTGCGAGTAGTCGTGGACGCGCCCGCGCGCATCCGCCTGGAGCTGCGCAAAGGCCGTACCGTCATATGGGGCGACGCGACTCAGGGCGAACTGAAGGCGCGCGTCGCGACCGCTCTGCTGACCCGATCGGGTAGGCAGATCGACGTGAGCGCGCCCGAGGTGGTGACGATCTCCTAG